One genomic window of Ctenopharyngodon idella isolate HZGC_01 chromosome 18, HZGC01, whole genome shotgun sequence includes the following:
- the c1qtnf13 gene encoding complement C1q tumor necrosis factor-related protein 4 — MKFLQILRPAGVTLWRPSSGVSCLLGLVTCLGCVASFNITPVTSGLRSAFSATRSSSVLGGTQRAVTFDRLLVNIGNDFNPDTGSFRCRLPGAYYFSFTVGKFPKKMLSVMLVKNRMEVQAMAYDGYQKQGRKVQSQSVMVSLKPMDTVYLLLHENPDYAIYSNVGPYITFSGYLVYPDSTSPVGYLNNHLSPPGLHLPGCPPSIDPYYDWRRTTPGEEPRSAFSVARTLSALGESRGRREREALTFDVEYVNIGGHFNKTSGRFTCHFPGAYYFAFTVGKHPRRAVSVKLMTGRGEVRAMVFNEDMSRRREMQSQSLLLSLKKGDSVWLYSQQEGGYAVYSNQGRFTTFSGFLVYPDVESMYRDTTFP, encoded by the coding sequence CTGGCGTGACATTATGGAGACCAAGCAGTGGTGTTTCCTGTTTACTTGGGCTGGTCACATGTCTGGGCTGTGTAGCATCCTTCAACATCACCCCAGTGACTTCAGGCCTGCGCTCTGCCTTTTCTGCCACACGTAGCAGCAGCGTGTTGGGTGGCACTCAGCGAGCTGTGACCTTTGACCGCCTTCTAGTCAACATCGGTAATGACTTCAACCCAGATACAGGCAGTTTTCGATGTCGCCTGCCTGGTGCGTACTACTTCTCGTTCACTGTGGGAAAGTTCCCGAAGAAGATGCTGTCTGTCATGCTGGTGAAGAACAGGATGGAGGTGCAGGCCATGGCGTACGACGGATACCAGAAACAGGGTCGCAAGGTGCAGAGCCAGAGTGTGATGGTCAGTCTGAAGCCCATGGATACGGTCTACCTGCTGCTTCACGAGAATCCTGACTACGCCATCTACAGCAACGTTGGACCATACATCACATTTAGCGGTTATCTAGTCTACCCAGACTCCACATCGCCTGTTGGATATCTCAATAACCACCTATCTCCTCCAGGCCTCCATCTTCCAGGTTGTCCTCCCTCTATAGATCCCTATTATGATTGGAGAAGAACAACACCCGGTGAGGAACCACGTTCTGCGTTTTCAGTGGCAAGAACATTATCAGCGTTGGGAGAAAGCAGAGGGCGTCGTGAAAGAGAAGCTCTCACGTTTGACGTCGAATACGTTAACATAGGCGGCCATTTTAACAAAACATCCGGACGTTTCACCTGCCACTTCCCCGGCGCGTACTACTTTGCATTTACTGTGGGGAAACACCCTCGTCGGGCGGTGTCGGTGAAGCTGATGACGGGCAGAGGGGAGGTGCGGGCCATGGTTTTTAATGAGGACATGTCGCGACGGAGAGAGATGCAGAGTCAGAGTCTGCTGTTGTCACTGAAAAAAGGAGACAGCGTCTGGCTGTACAGTCAGCAGGAAGGCGGATACGCCGTTTACAGCAACCAGGGACGTTTCACGACCTTCTCTGGATTCCTGGTCTATCCTGATGTCGAATCCATGTACAGAGACACAACTTTCCCCTGA